One Zavarzinia compransoris genomic region harbors:
- a CDS encoding TetR/AcrR family transcriptional regulator — MARPRSENYDEKRQSILEESAHLIASVGFDKTSIAMIAKQCGISKALIYHYYSEKAEILYDLLHQHVDGLKVLVKGIMDSGDSDEGKFLRLVDSLMKTYVRNREKHIILMRETNALNGEQQQSLRKAQSDMVHDMATLVSRLHRTEALHHPKLSTAVGLILLGSLNWTYTWFGEDGPMTSGQFAALVSEIFLNGVRSPGLDRLADLPPSA, encoded by the coding sequence ATGGCTCGCCCGCGCTCAGAAAATTACGACGAGAAAAGACAGAGCATACTCGAAGAGTCTGCGCACCTGATCGCATCGGTCGGGTTTGACAAGACGTCGATTGCCATGATCGCAAAGCAATGCGGTATCAGCAAGGCGTTGATCTATCACTATTACAGCGAGAAGGCCGAGATCCTTTACGACCTTTTGCATCAGCACGTCGATGGATTGAAAGTATTGGTCAAGGGTATCATGGACAGCGGCGACAGCGACGAGGGCAAATTCCTCCGGCTCGTCGACTCCCTGATGAAGACCTATGTCCGCAATCGGGAGAAGCACATCATCCTGATGCGGGAAACCAATGCGCTGAACGGGGAGCAGCAGCAATCGCTGCGCAAGGCCCAGAGCGACATGGTCCACGACATGGCGACCCTGGTCTCGCGACTGCACCGTACCGAAGCGCTGCATCACCCGAAGCTCAGCACCGCCGTCGGCCTGATCCTGCTGGGCAGCTTGAACTGGACCTATACCTGGTTCGGCGAAGACGGCCCCATGACCTCGGGCCAGTTCGCCGCCCTGGTGAGCGAGATCTTCCTGAACGGCGTGCGCAGCCCCGGCCTTGACCGGCTCGCGGATCTTCCGCCGTCCGCCTGA